Proteins encoded by one window of Drosophila melanogaster chromosome X:
- the cin gene encoding cinnamon, isoform B — MESITFGVLTISDTCWQEPEKDTSGPILRQLIGETFANTQVIGNIVPDEKDIIQQELRKWIDREELRVILTTGGTGFAPRDVTPEATRQLLEKECPQLSMYITLESIKQTQYAALSRGLCGIAGNTLILNLPGSEKAVKECFQTISALLPHAVHLIGDDVSLVRKTHAEVQGSAQKSHICPHKTGTGTDSDRNSPYPMLPVQEVLSIIFNTVQKTANLNKILLEMNAPVNIPPFRASIKDGYAMKSTGFSGTKRVLGCIAAGDSPNSLPLAEDECYKINTGAPLPLEADCVVQVEDTKLLQLDKNGQESLVDILVEPQAGLDVRPVGYDLSTNDRIFPALDPSPVVVKSLLASVGNRLILSKPKVAIVSTGSELCSPRNQLTPGKIFDSNTTMLTELLVYFGFNCMHTCVLSDSFQRTKESLLELFEVVDFVICSGGVSMGDKDFVKSVLEDLQFRIHCGRVNIKPGKPMTFASRKDKYFFGLPGNPVSAFVTFHLFALPAIRFAAGWDRCKCSLSVLNVKLLNDFSLDSRPEFVRASVISKSGELYASVNGNQISSRLQSIVGADVLINLPARTSDRPLAKAGEIFPASVLRFDFISKYE, encoded by the exons ATGGAATCGATTACCTTTGGAGTTTTGACTA TTAGCGACACATGTTGGCAGGAGCCGGAGAAAGATACAAGTGGTCCTATATTGAGACAACTTATCGGTGAAACCTTTGCTAATACCCAGGTGATTGGAAACATAGTTCCGGACGAAAAGGATATCATACAGCAAGAGCTACGTAAATGGATCGATCGGGAGGAGCTGAGAGTGATTCTGACTACCGGAGGAACGGGATTTGCACCACGGGATGTGACCCCAGAGGCCACGAGGCAGCTACTAGAAAAGGAATGCCCACAACTCTCCATGTATATTACACTGGAGTCCATCAAACAAACCCAATATGCGGCTCTTTCCCGCGGACTCTGTGGCATTGCAGGAAATACTCTCATCTTAAACCTTCCTGGTAGCGAAAAGGCCGTAAAAGAGTGTTTCCAGACCATTAGTGCACTTTTGCCTCACGCTGTTCACCTTATAGGTGACGATGTGTCCCTGGTGCGGAAAACACATGCTGAGGTCCAAGGATCCGCCCAAAAGAGCCACATTTGTCCTCACAAAACCGGAACTGGTACAGATTCTGATCGGAATTCACCCTATCCAATGCTGCCCGTTCAAGAAGTGCTTTCAATTATCTTTAACACGGTACAAAAGACCGCCAATCTGAACAAAATTCTGTTGGAAATGAACGCGCCGGTTAACATTCCGCCCTTTAGGGCTTCCATCAAGGATGGCTATGCCATGAAGTCCACTGGATTTTCTGGCACTAAGCGTGTTTTGGGATGCATAGCCGCCGGAGATTCA CCTAATTCTTTGCCGCTGGCAGAGGATGAGTGCTACAAAATTAACACAGGGGCACCATTACCCCTGGAGGCAGATTGCGTAGTGCAAGTGGAGGACACCAAGTTGCTGCAGTTAGATAAGAACGGCCAGGAAAGCCTTGTTGACATTTTGGTGGAGCCACAAGCTGGATTAGATGTTAG GCCTGTGGGCTACGATCTAAGCACCAATGATCGAATTTTTCCTGCTCTAGATCCTTCTCCCGTGGTGGTCAAATCGCTGCTGGCTTCCGTGGGCAATAGGTTGATACTATCGAAGCCTAAGGTGGCTATAGTGTCCACTGGAAGTGAGCTGTGTTCACCGCGCAATCAGCTTACTCCGGGAAAGATCTTTGACTCAAATACCACCATGTTGACCGAGCTTCTGGTTTACTTTGGCTTTAACTGCATGCATACGTGTGTGCTAAGCGATAGCTTTCAGAGGACTAAGGAATCTCTATTGGAGCTCTTCGAGGTGGTGGACTTTGTCATTTGCAGCGGTGGTGTCTCAATGGGCGATAAGGATTTCGTAAAGTCCGTGTTGGAGGACCTTCAATTTAGGATTCACTGCGGCCGAGTAAACATAAAGCCAGG GAAGCCCATGACTTTTGCCAGTCGGAAAGATAAGTACTTCTTTGGTCTGCCCGGAAACCCAGTTTCAGCATTCGTTACTTTTCATCTGTTCGCGCTGCCCGCAATACGCTTTGCTGCTGGCTGGGATCGCTGCAAGTGCTCCCTTTCTGTGCTTAACGTTAAG ttGCTTAATGACTTCAGCTTAGATAGCCGCCCGGAGTTCGTTCGGGCCTCCGTGATTTCGAAGTCTGGAGAGTTATACGCGAGCGTCAATGGAAATCAA ATTAGTAGTCGCTTGCAGAGCATTGTTGGTGCCGATGTTTTAATAAACCTTCCTGCACGTACTTCTGATCGACCATTGGCGAAAGCTGGTGAAATTTTCCCGGCCTCCGTGTTGCGCTTTGACTTTATCTCGAAGTACGAATAA
- the CG13377 gene encoding uncharacterized protein, isoform A — MEAMTMLVLGFQLLALFSIAGALLIYLICKVREDSASANADSHPSRVVLITSADTALGLQLCTHLANKGYRVFAGMKEAQDSLPAKLLCGWMKIREYSEEPIAGTIIPMRLDVTREDVLREATVIIGANLNADERGIAAVINTSGSVFRGQVESQNVQQWEHMLRTNILGTLRVAKAFVCFLRPTRGRLLYLGGVSGGGNARNEGDGLVAFNASRVAVDKCAEELRKELHPYGVSVVALDTCGMTAESLYKAPVAQTMSLVVGAPTQYTADVLSPDALHVIERALWDYVPQQRYALLSHNKYQFALPCRSSLRLQRPVASTVGESASQSV; from the exons ATGGAGGCAATGACCATGCTGGTGTTGGGCTTCCAGTTGCTTGCGCTTTTTTCGATCGCCGGCGCGCTGCTTATCTACCTGATTTGTAAGGTGCGCGAGGATAGCGCATCTGCCAATGCGGATAGTCATCCCAGTCGGGTGGTCCTGATAACCAGTGCGGATACCGCATTGGGTCTTCAATTGTGCACCCATTTGGCTAACAAGGGTTATCGGGTTTTTGCTGGAATGAAAGAGGCCCAAGATTCGCTACCCGCCAAACTTCTTTGCGGTTGGATGAAGATCCGAGAGTACAGTGAGGAACCCATTGCAGGCACAATTATTCCGATGAGATTGGATGTCACCCGAGAGGATGTGCTTCGCGAGGCCACCGTTATTATAGGCGCTAATCTAAATGCAGATGAGCGCGGTATTGCGGCCGTAATTAACACTAGTGGCAGTGTTTTCCGAGGCCAGGTTGAATCGCAGAATGTCCAGCAGTGGGAACACATGCTCAGAACCAACATCCTGGGCACCTTACGTGTGGCCAAggcctttgtgtgttttctcCGTCCGACACGTGGAAGACTCCTTTACTTGGGAGGAGTAAGTGGAGGTGGAAATGCTCGAAACGAAGGTGATGGACTGGTTGCCTTTAACGCCTCACGCGTTGCCGTAGACAAGTGTGCCGAAGAGCTGCGCAAGGAGCTGCATCCCTATGGCGTCAGTGTGGTCGCTTTGGATACATGCGGCATGACGGCGGAGTCATTGTACAAGGCACCAGTGGCACAAA CCATGTCCTTGGTCGTTGGGGCTCCTACGCAGTATACAGCGGACGTGCTCAGTCCGGACGCTCTTCATGTGATCGAGCGGGCGTTGTGGGACTATGTTCCGCAGCAGCGATATGCGCTTCTAAGTCATAACAAATACCAATTTGCGTTGCCATGTCGCTCCTCGCTGCGACTTCAGAGGCCGGTAGCTTCAACAGTCGGCGAGAGCGCCAGTCAGTCGGTTTAA
- the CG13376 gene encoding uncharacterized protein, isoform B, which translates to MKAFVCLMLIGAASVTANPKPGGGSSWSSGGSGGGWSSGGGGGGGHGGGGDVQIIKVITESGSSGGGGGGGGWSSGGGGGGGGWSSGGGGGGGGWSSGGGGGGWSSGGGGGSGSDVKLIKIISLGGGGGGHSGGGGGWSSGGGGGGWSSGGSGGHGSSGGGDTKVIKIIKLSSGGHGGAGGGGGHGGGGGGGWQPAGGWA; encoded by the exons ATGAAA GCCTTTGTGTGTCTTATGCTCATTGGAGCGGCCAGTGTGACGGCTAACCCTAAGCCCGGCGGAGGAAGTAGCTGGTCCTCTGGAGGAAGTGGAGGCGGTTGGTCATCGggaggtggtggcggtggtggccaTGGCGGCGGAGGAGACGtacaaattattaaagttATTACCGAGAGTGGGTCATCTGGTGGCGGCGGGGGAGGAGGTGGATGGTCCTCTggaggcggcggaggaggaggtggatgGTCTTCTGGCGGCGGCGGGGGAGGAGGTGGATGGTCTTCTGGAGGTGGCGGGGGTGGCTGGTCCTCAGGGGGAGGCGGCGGAAGCGGCAGCGATGTAAAACTCATCAAAATCATTAGTCTCGGAGGCGGTGGAGGAGGACATagtggtggtggaggaggcTGGTCttcaggaggaggaggcggaggtTGGTCATCAGGTGGTAGTGGTGGCCACGGAAGTAGCGGAGGTGGCGACACCAAGGTCATCAAAATCATCAAACTGAGCTCTGGAGGCCATGGAGGtgccggcggcggtggcggccacggaggcggcggtggtggcggttGGCAACCCGCTGGAGGTTGGGCCTAA
- the CG13376 gene encoding uncharacterized protein, isoform D translates to MKVRFVAFVCLMLIGAASVTANPKPGGGSSWSSGGSGGGWSSGGGGGGGHGGGGDVQIIKVITESGSSGGGGGGGGWSSGGGGGGGGWSSGGGGGGGGWSSGGGGGGWSSGGGGGSGSDVKLIKIISLGGGGGGHSGGGGGWSSGGGGGGWSSGGSGGHGSSGGGDTKVIKIIKLSSGGHGGAGGGGGHGGGGGGGWQPAGGWA, encoded by the exons ATGAAAGTACGGTTCGTT GCCTTTGTGTGTCTTATGCTCATTGGAGCGGCCAGTGTGACGGCTAACCCTAAGCCCGGCGGAGGAAGTAGCTGGTCCTCTGGAGGAAGTGGAGGCGGTTGGTCATCGggaggtggtggcggtggtggccaTGGCGGCGGAGGAGACGtacaaattattaaagttATTACCGAGAGTGGGTCATCTGGTGGCGGCGGGGGAGGAGGTGGATGGTCCTCTggaggcggcggaggaggaggtggatgGTCTTCTGGCGGCGGCGGGGGAGGAGGTGGATGGTCTTCTGGAGGTGGCGGGGGTGGCTGGTCCTCAGGGGGAGGCGGCGGAAGCGGCAGCGATGTAAAACTCATCAAAATCATTAGTCTCGGAGGCGGTGGAGGAGGACATagtggtggtggaggaggcTGGTCttcaggaggaggaggcggaggtTGGTCATCAGGTGGTAGTGGTGGCCACGGAAGTAGCGGAGGTGGCGACACCAAGGTCATCAAAATCATCAAACTGAGCTCTGGAGGCCATGGAGGtgccggcggcggtggcggccacggaggcggcggtggtggcggttGGCAACCCGCTGGAGGTTGGGCCTAA
- the CG13376 gene encoding uncharacterized protein, isoform C, which produces MLIGAASVTANPKPGGGSSWSSGGSGGGWSSGGGGGGGHGGGGDVQIIKVITESGSSGGGGGGGGWSSGGGGGGGGWSSGGGGGGGGWSSGGGGGGWSSGGGGGSGSDVKLIKIISLGGGGGGHSGGGGGWSSGGGGGGWSSGGSGGHGSSGGGDTKVIKIIKLSSGGHGGAGGGGGHGGGGGGGWQPAGGWA; this is translated from the coding sequence ATGCTCATTGGAGCGGCCAGTGTGACGGCTAACCCTAAGCCCGGCGGAGGAAGTAGCTGGTCCTCTGGAGGAAGTGGAGGCGGTTGGTCATCGggaggtggtggcggtggtggccaTGGCGGCGGAGGAGACGtacaaattattaaagttATTACCGAGAGTGGGTCATCTGGTGGCGGCGGGGGAGGAGGTGGATGGTCCTCTggaggcggcggaggaggaggtggatgGTCTTCTGGCGGCGGCGGGGGAGGAGGTGGATGGTCTTCTGGAGGTGGCGGGGGTGGCTGGTCCTCAGGGGGAGGCGGCGGAAGCGGCAGCGATGTAAAACTCATCAAAATCATTAGTCTCGGAGGCGGTGGAGGAGGACATagtggtggtggaggaggcTGGTCttcaggaggaggaggcggaggtTGGTCATCAGGTGGTAGTGGTGGCCACGGAAGTAGCGGAGGTGGCGACACCAAGGTCATCAAAATCATCAAACTGAGCTCTGGAGGCCATGGAGGtgccggcggcggtggcggccacggaggcggcggtggtggcggttGGCAACCCGCTGGAGGTTGGGCCTAA